CTATGACTACACACTGCGCCCGATCCTGTTCATCGTGCCGCGCGGCTCGCCGAGCGAGGCCTTCGCGGCCCGCGCCAAGGAGGCCGAAGCGCTGCGCGCTGAATTCCAGAATTGCGACGAAGGCATCTCTCGCGCGCGCGGCATGCGCTTTGTCGCGGTGCGGCCACCGGTGGTGAAGAACTCCGCCGAGCTGCCGGCCGCGCTCCGCGACATCCTGACCAAGACCGAAATCGGCCGGCTGACGCCGCCGGAGACAACCCAGCAAGGCGTCGAGGTCTATGCGGTGTGCAGCCGCAAGAATTCGGAAAACACCCCGGAGAAGAAGGAAATTCGCGACCAGCTCTACAACGAAACGTTCGAGAGGCTGTCGAAGGAATTCCTCAAGGAAATCCGCAGCCAGGCCATGATCGAATACAAACAAGCCAAGCCATGACGCTGCCACTCGCGCTGACGTTTGGTGAGCCCGCAGGCATCGGACCAGACATCACGCTTGCGGCCTGGTCGCGCCGCGCCGCTCTCGATCTGCCCCCGTTCTATGTGCTTGGCGATCCGCAGGCGCTCGAGCGCCGCGCCAAGGCGCTCGGGCTGAACCTGCCGATCGCGACCGCGACGCCGGCGACCGCGGTGAAGGCTTTCGCAACCGCCCTGCCCGTCGCCGATATCGGCATTCCGGCAACCGCCTCCCCCGGTCGCCCCGACGAAAGCAGCGCCGCAGCCGCGATCGGCTCGATCGACCGCGCGGTGGCCGACGTGCTCGCAGGCCGCGCCGCCGCGGTGGTCACCAATCCGATCGCCAAGAGCGTACTCTACAAGGCGGGCTTCACCGATCCGGGCCACACCGAATACCTGGCGCGGCTGTCGTTTCAGGAGACCGGCGATCCGGCGTGGCCTGTGATGATGCTGTGGGCGCCCGAGGTGGCCGTGGTGCCGGTGACGATCCACATGCCGTTCAAAGACGTGCCGCAGCACCTCACCCGCGATCTCATTTTCGAGACCGGCCGCGTGGTGGCGCGCGATCTGATCGACCGCTTCGGCATCGCGCAGCCGAGGATCGCAGTCGCAGGTCTCAACCCGCATGCCGGCGAGGACGGCACGATCGGCAAGGAGGACAATCTCATCGTGAAGCCCGCGATCGAGCGCCTCGTCGCCGACGGGATCGACGCGCGCGGGCCGCTTCCCGCCGACACCATGTTCCATGAGGCCGCTCGCAAGACCTACGACGTGGCGCTCTGCATGTATCATGACCAGGCGCTGATCCCGATCAAGACGCTGGCGTTCGATCATGGCGTCAACGTCACGCTCGGCCTGCCTTTCGTGCGCACCTCGCCGGATCACGGCACCGCCTTCGACATCGCCGGCAGCGGCAAGGCCGATCCATCGAGTCTGGTCGCGGCGTTGAAGCTTGCGGCGCGGCTTGCCGTGGCCGATCAGCGCAAGCAGCGGAAGCCGTTCGCCGCCCTCACATGAGCGCCCAAAAGAGCGCACCGGACAGCGCCAAGGACAACGCCGCCGACGGCCTGCCGCCGCTGCGCGAGGTGATCCGCCGCCACGATCTGTCGGCGAGGAAATCGCTCGGCCAGAATTTCCTGCTCGATCTCAACCTCACCGGCCGTATTGCCCGCGCGGCGGGCCCGCTCGACGGCGTCACCGTGGTCGAGATCGGCCCCGGCCCCGGCGGTCTCACCCGGGCGCTGCTCGCGGAAGGCGCACGCCGCGTGATCGCGGTCGAGCGAGACGAACGTGCGCTCGCGGCGCTGGCCGAGATCGCCGCACATTATCCGGATCGCCTGACTGTCGTTGCAGGCGACGCGATGGAGTTCGATCCGCGGCCGCATATCGATCGTGGTCCGGTGCGGATCGTCGCGAACCTTCCTTACAACATTGCAACGCCGCTCCTGATCGGCTGGCTCAGCGCCGAGCCGTGGCCACCCTGGTACGACCGTCTCGTGCTCATGTTTCAGCGCGAGGTGGCCGAACGGCTGGTGGCGCCACCGGGCGGCAAGCAATACGGCCGGCTGTCGGTGCTCACCTCATGGCGGGCACAGGCCAGGATCCTATTCGACGTGCACCCTTCGGCGTTCGTGCCGCCGCCGAAGGTGACGTCTTCGGTGGTGCAAATCGTCCCCCGCCCCGACCCGCTGCCCTGCAGCCGGCCGGTGCTGGAGCGCGTCACCGAGGCGGCCTTCGGCCAGCGGAGGAAGATGCTCCGTCAGAGCCTCAAGTCGCTCGGCACCGACCCGCTGCCGCTGCTCGCCGCCGCTGGCATTGAGCCCACTGCACGGGCCGAGGACATCCCAGTGGCCGGTTTTGCCGCCCTGGCCCGGGAATTTGCGGCATCGGGATACCGGTAACACCTCGATCTCGGTTCCATTCGTTGCCCTGCCGCAACAGGTGCCAATCAATAGGTAGGCATACGTAGTCGTGCGGACCTACCTGCCCTTGATTTGGTCATTGTTGCAGCGCAACATTTTTACGCCGGGGAATCAGAAGGAGCTTGGTATGACCTTGCACTTTCCCACTGGCGTACTCCGTCCCGCGTTGGCTTGTGTCACGGCGCTGCTGACCCTTTCTCTGGCCCAGGCTCATGGCCCGGCGGAATGGATCCAGCGCGGCGGCTACAAGAACGCGGCCGGAGAGTTGTGTTGCGGCGAGCGGGACTGCTTCGAGCTGACGGACGCGGACGTGAAGATCACTTCGTCCGGCTACTTGGTGGTCAGCATGAAGGAGACGATCCCGTTTCAGGAGGCGACCCCGTCGCCTGACGGTCACTACTGGCGCTGCCAATGGGGCGGCGCGCGGAAGTGCTTCTTCGCGCCTCCGGGCAGCACCTGACCGGAAACGCCGCGACAGCAACGCAAGCGTAGGAGACGACGCGTCTTAGAGTTCAGCCTGGAGGCGCCGCACAAAGGCGGACAGCCCCGTCTGGCGTTCGCGTTTCAGCCGCTCGGCAGCGAGAATGGCGCGCACCTCGCTGAAGGCGCGGTCGAGGTCGCGGTTGACCACGACATAGTCGTACTCGGCCCAGTGGCTCATCTCATCGCCCGCTTTGGCCATGCGAGCGCGGATCACCTTCTTGTCGTCGAGCGCGCGGGTGTGCAGCCGCCGGGCGAGTTCGCCGCTCGACGGCGGCAGGATGAACACGCTCACCAGATCGTCGCGGGCGCGCTCGCGAACCTGCTGCGTGCCTTGCCAGTCGATGTCGAACAGCACGTCGCGGCCGGCCTTCAGCGCCTTTTCCACCGGCTTCCTTGGCGTGCCGTAGCCGTTGCCGAACACTTCCGCATATTCCAGGAGATCGCCGGTTTTCACCATCTGATCGAACCGCTTGCGATCGATGAAGTGATAATGCCTGCCGTTGACCTCGCCGCGCCGCCTCGGCCGTGTCGTCACCGAGATCGACAGTTCGATATTGCGCTCGGTGGTGAGCAGCATCCGCGACAGCGTGGTCTTGCCCGCGCCGGACGGTGACGACAACACGAGCATCAGCCCGCGGCGGGCGATGATCTTGGACTTCGCGCGGGAGGGTCTGGCGCGGTTATCGGATCGAACGCGCGCCATCACTACTCCAGATTCTGAACCTGCTCGCGGAACTGCTCGACCACGGCCTTGAGGTCGAGGCCGATGTTGGTCAGCTCCAGGTCATTGGCCTTCGAGCACAGCGTATTGGACTCGCGGTTGAGCTCCTGCGCGAGGAAGTCGAGCTTTCGGCCGATCGGGCCGCCGCTCGCGATCAGCTTCTTGCCCTGCGCCACATGCGCCACGAGCCGGTCGAGCTCCTCGCGGATGTCGGCCTTGGTGGCGAGCAGAATGGCCTCCTGATGAAGGCGGTCGGCGTCGAAACGCTGCGAGCCGTCGAGCAGCTCGGCGATCTTCTCGGCAAGGCGGGCCTTGATCGCCTCGGGCTTCCGCCCGGGCGTCGCTTCCGCGCGCGCGGTGAGGCTTGCGATCTCGCTCAGCCGGTCGGTCAGAATTTTCCCAAGCGCGCTGCCTTCGGTGCGCCGCATCTCGGCGAGCCCCTTCAGCGCCTGCGTGAAGCCCGCAATGATCGCAGCCTCGGCCGCGGCGCGCTCCTCCTCGCTTTCTTCGGCGTCACTCACCTCGATCACACCCTTGAGCGAGAGAATGCCGTCGAGCGACGGCGGCGCGGCGTCGACCTTGCCGGACAGGCCCTTGAGAGTGGCCAGCACGGCCGCGAGCACCGGCTCGTTGACCCGCACCGCAGGCGCGGCGTTCTGGCGGCTGACCGTGAGATTGGCGAACACGCTGCCGCGCGACAGCGCCTCCGAGCCCTTGGCGCGCGCCGGTCCCTCGATCGCATCCCAGCCTGGCGGCAGGCGGAGCTTCAGATCAAGGCCCTTGGCGTTGACCGATTTCAGCTCCCACGCCCAGGCATAGGTGCCGGAGACACCGTGGCTGCGGGCAAAGCCGGTCATACTCGATAGCGTCATGCGACTGAGAATCCGTGCGAGGAATGCGCGCGGACCTTAGTGCATTTCTGCTGATCGCGCCAAATCGACCGGCGGCCGCGAATTCGCCCGACACGACCGCTGCTTGTTCTGGCCGGCCAGCAATTGGACGGCTATTCGGCCGTCGCGCCGGATACCCTGACGACCTCGCCCCAGCGAACGATTTCCGTCTTCACGAAGGCATCCAGCTCCTCCAGCGAGCCACTATGCATCGTCGTCATCCCGAGCTTGTCGACCGTGGACTTGAAGGCCTCCGACTTCACGATGGCGATAATCTCGTCATGCAGCTTCGATTGGACCGGAAGCGGCGTGCCGCCTGTGACTGCGATGCCGAGCCACGAGGCGGCGTTGAAGTTCGACAATCCCACCTCCGCCGCAGACGGCACGTCGGGGAGTACCGGCAGCCGCGCGCTGGTCCCTGCGAAGATCGGCCGGACCTTCCCGGCTTTCATGAGTTCGAGGCCCGAGATGAGATCGCAGAACATCACCGGCAGCTGTCCTGCCACCACGTCGGTCAGCGCGGGCAGCGTGCCGCGGTAAGGGATATGCGTCATATGGATGCCTGCAATCGACATCATCAGTTCCATAAACAGATGATGAGGCGAGCCGATGCCGGCGCTGGCATAAGACATCGGCTTGGCCTTGGCCTCTGCAATCAGGTCGGCGTAGGAGCGGATCGGCGACGCCGGATTGACCACCATCACAAGCGGCGAAGCCGCCACCAGCGCAAGCAGCTTGAGGTCAGTTTTCGGGTCGTAAGGCAGCTTCTTATAAAGGGAGTCATTGATCGCAAGCGGTGTGCTCGAACCCATCAGCAGCGTGTAGCCGTCAGGCGCCGCCTTGGCCACGACGTTCGTTCCAATCACGGTGCCGCCACCGGTCCGGTTCTCGACCAGGACCGGCTTGCCGAACTTTTCGCTGAGACTGTTTCCGATGTAGCGCGCGACGGTATCAAGCGTTCCCCCGGCCGCGTAGGGAACGACGATGGTCAAGGACCGCGAAGGATAGTCCTGCGCCCATGCGGCGCTCCCTGCCGCAATCGCGAAAACGGCCGCCGCCAGCGCGGATCGCGCCATTCGGTTGGACATCATTTGCTTCCACCTTTCCGTCGCGTTCCCGGCGAGGCGTGCAAAGCCTAATGAAACCCGCATAGAGCAGCCAATTACATAATCTCATGAATTGATGAGGAATGCCGGTGCCGGCGCGCTATAGCTTGCGCGGGTCGAGTGCCTTGCGCAGGCTGTCGAGTTCCGAGGCGGCCATGCTGATCTCGGCGTTGCGCAAGCGGCGCACGGCGTCGAGCTGCGCGAGAATGGCCGAAGCGACCTGCCGTGCCGCCGGCGTCAGCGTGCGGCGCCGGGACGATACGAAGTGCAACTCGCGAAACATGTCCGGCTCGTGCACGGCGCGGAACACCAAATTCTGGCGCGTCGCCGGAATCGCGGCGACGCTCGGCAGCAGCGCAAAACCCGCCCCTTGCTCCACGATCGCAACCAGCGCCGAGATGCTGGACGCCTCATAGCTCGGCTTGGGCAATG
The Rhodoplanes sp. Z2-YC6860 genome window above contains:
- the rsmA gene encoding 16S rRNA (adenine(1518)-N(6)/adenine(1519)-N(6))-dimethyltransferase RsmA; translation: MSAQKSAPDSAKDNAADGLPPLREVIRRHDLSARKSLGQNFLLDLNLTGRIARAAGPLDGVTVVEIGPGPGGLTRALLAEGARRVIAVERDERALAALAEIAAHYPDRLTVVAGDAMEFDPRPHIDRGPVRIVANLPYNIATPLLIGWLSAEPWPPWYDRLVLMFQREVAERLVAPPGGKQYGRLSVLTSWRAQARILFDVHPSAFVPPPKVTSSVVQIVPRPDPLPCSRPVLERVTEAAFGQRRKMLRQSLKSLGTDPLPLLAAAGIEPTARAEDIPVAGFAALAREFAASGYR
- the gmk gene encoding guanylate kinase — translated: MLVLSSPSGAGKTTLSRMLLTTERNIELSISVTTRPRRRGEVNGRHYHFIDRKRFDQMVKTGDLLEYAEVFGNGYGTPRKPVEKALKAGRDVLFDIDWQGTQQVRERARDDLVSVFILPPSSGELARRLHTRALDDKKVIRARMAKAGDEMSHWAEYDYVVVNRDLDRAFSEVRAILAAERLKRERQTGLSAFVRRLQAEL
- the pdxA gene encoding 4-hydroxythreonine-4-phosphate dehydrogenase PdxA, with amino-acid sequence MTLPLALTFGEPAGIGPDITLAAWSRRAALDLPPFYVLGDPQALERRAKALGLNLPIATATPATAVKAFATALPVADIGIPATASPGRPDESSAAAAIGSIDRAVADVLAGRAAAVVTNPIAKSVLYKAGFTDPGHTEYLARLSFQETGDPAWPVMMLWAPEVAVVPVTIHMPFKDVPQHLTRDLIFETGRVVARDLIDRFGIAQPRIAVAGLNPHAGEDGTIGKEDNLIVKPAIERLVADGIDARGPLPADTMFHEAARKTYDVALCMYHDQALIPIKTLAFDHGVNVTLGLPFVRTSPDHGTAFDIAGSGKADPSSLVAALKLAARLAVADQRKQRKPFAALT
- a CDS encoding YicC/YloC family endoribonuclease codes for the protein MTLSSMTGFARSHGVSGTYAWAWELKSVNAKGLDLKLRLPPGWDAIEGPARAKGSEALSRGSVFANLTVSRQNAAPAVRVNEPVLAAVLATLKGLSGKVDAAPPSLDGILSLKGVIEVSDAEESEEERAAAEAAIIAGFTQALKGLAEMRRTEGSALGKILTDRLSEIASLTARAEATPGRKPEAIKARLAEKIAELLDGSQRFDADRLHQEAILLATKADIREELDRLVAHVAQGKKLIASGGPIGRKLDFLAQELNRESNTLCSKANDLELTNIGLDLKAVVEQFREQVQNLE
- a CDS encoding Bug family tripartite tricarboxylate transporter substrate binding protein; translated protein: MMSNRMARSALAAAVFAIAAGSAAWAQDYPSRSLTIVVPYAAGGTLDTVARYIGNSLSEKFGKPVLVENRTGGGTVIGTNVVAKAAPDGYTLLMGSSTPLAINDSLYKKLPYDPKTDLKLLALVAASPLVMVVNPASPIRSYADLIAEAKAKPMSYASAGIGSPHHLFMELMMSIAGIHMTHIPYRGTLPALTDVVAGQLPVMFCDLISGLELMKAGKVRPIFAGTSARLPVLPDVPSAAEVGLSNFNAASWLGIAVTGGTPLPVQSKLHDEIIAIVKSEAFKSTVDKLGMTTMHSGSLEELDAFVKTEIVRWGEVVRVSGATAE